In a genomic window of Vicia villosa cultivar HV-30 ecotype Madison, WI unplaced genomic scaffold, Vvil1.0 ctg.000747F_1_1, whole genome shotgun sequence:
- the LOC131630897 gene encoding ethylene-responsive transcription factor ERF018-like: MASSNPTNIINATNDHNTSCSNNNPISTNNNKLYKGVRKRKWGKWVSEIRLPNSRERIWLGSYDSQEKAARAFDAALYCLRGPQASFNFPNTPLTINVAAHNSLSPQEIQEIAARFANEYTPPIELSSTPEEEEDQQVPLLESQNDANSNSYSSPFYDNEGDLRRMDWTFEDMLDDMNNGVANGSHFGYYGLEKMQYSSEIQYSNQLFVEDSVDQIECEDSFSNHSLWSWNF, from the coding sequence ATGGCTAGTTCTAATCCTACTAATATCATCAATGCTACCAATGATCACAACACATCTTGTTCCAACAATAACCCTATTAGTACTAATAATAACAAGTTGTACAAAggtgtgaggaagagaaaatgGGGAAAGTGGGTATCTGAAATTAGGCTTCCAAATAGCCGTGAGAGAATATGGTTAGGATCATATGACTCACAAGAGAAAGCTGCAAGAGCATTTGATGCAGCTCTTTATTGTCTACGTGGTCCTCAAGCTAGTTTCAATTTTCCTAATACACCTCTTACCATTAATGTAGCTGCTCATAACTCTCTTTCACCACAAGAGATTCAAGAGATTGCAGCTAGGTTTGCCAATGAGTACACACCACCAATTGAGTTGAGTAGTActcctgaagaagaagaagatcaacaaGTGCCATTGTTAGAGTCACAAAATGATGCCAATTCTAATTCTTATTCATCTCCTTTTTATGATAATGAGGGTGATTTGAGGAGGATGGATTGGACATTTGAGGATATGTTGGATGACATGAATAATGGAGTTGCTAATGGCTCTCATTTTGGTTATTATGGGCTAGAAAAGATGCAATACTCGAGTGAGATACAATATTCTAATCAACTTTTTGTGGAGGATAGTGTGGACCAAATTGAATGTGAAGATTCCTTTTCAAACCATTCTCTTTGGAGTTGGAACTTTTGA
- the LOC131630918 gene encoding polyadenylate-binding protein-interacting protein 7-like isoform X2 — protein MMSLSKKGSPTDTKLSSPNKAALNPNAAEFIPFSLRSLPSGSTSSVDATTRLTTAGSLGKAVLDRSESSVSNNSDDEAHNYWRCQLPDDITPDFKVIMEEEEPQGLNNLSLAGLSIHDENESSMFPSTNGSRYILNEQQELSQQHLNGNTFADKLRFSNSTYREEPSSASFLNSLAKPWDRPVGNNNLHSSGQEALAYDDNARHGFINDVLTENAIVDETDFNPLDFLASLFPGFASESLAEVYFANGCDLHLTIEMLTQLEIQVDNNFIQNPSPKTLSSPNLTGMDFPALAPTNGQTTAKYAGDNVQQSGSPYLPTGKDLLMFKSGSSFPSRGATDFASAVRKLASQDSGIWKYDRNGSGDASTGSSRSLNVLASAYNGGQGRTNVGDRFQNRGSGRPAPVWLETGDAVANMYSEFREEARDHARLRNAYFEQVGL, from the exons ATGATGAGTTTATCAAAGAAAGGGTCTCCGACAGACACAAAGCTGAGCTCTCCAAACAAGGCTGCTTTGAATCCAAATGCGGCAGAGTTTATTCCTTTTTCACTCAGATCATTGCCATCTGGAAGTACTAGCTCGGTAGATGCGACGACAAGGCTTACAACTGCTGGTTCTCTCGGGAAAGCAGTTTTAGATAGATCAGAATCATCTGTTTCTAATAATTCTGATGATGAAGCCCACAATTACTGGCGTTGCCAACTTCCGGATGATATCACCCCTGATTTCAAAGTCATCATGGAAGAAGAAGAACCTCAAGGTCTTAACAATCTCTCTTTAGCAGGCTTATCTATACACGACGAAAATGAGTCCTCAATGTTTCCTTCTACTAATGGAAGTAGATATATACTAAATGAGCAGCAAGAATTATCTCAACAGCACCTCAATGGAAATACCTTTGCTGATAAGTTACGGTTTTCCAATTCAACATACCGGGAGGAACCATCTTCAGCAAGCTTTTTGAATTCATTGGCAAAGCCTTGGGATAGACCGGTTGGGAATAACAACCTGCATAGCAGCGGTCAAGAGGCACTTGCTTATGATGACAATGCTAGGCATGGATTTATAAATGATGTTTTGACTGAGAATGCTATTGTGGACGAGACCGATTTTAACCCTTTGGACTTTTTAGCTTCTCTATTCCCTGGTTTTGCGTCAGAAAGCCTTGCTGAAGTTTACTTTGCCAATGGATGTGATTTACATTTGACCATTGAGATGCTCACTCAGTTAGAG ATTCAAGTTGATAATAATTTCATCCAGAACCCAAGTCCAAAGACTCTGTCATCTCCCAATCTGACTGGAATGGACTTTCCAGCACTTGCTCCAACAAACGGCCAGACTACTGCAAAATATGCAGGAGATAATGTTCAACAAAGTGGCAGTCCTTACTTACCGACTGGCAAAGACTTGCTCATGTTCAAATCTGGCTCTTCTTTTCCATCTAGAGGTGCTACTGACTTTGCTTCAGCTGTCAGGAAATTGGCTTCTCAGGATTCTGGAATATGGAAGTATGATAGAAATGGTTCTGGTGATGCTTCCACTGGGTCAAGTAGGAGTTTAAATGTTCTTGCTAGTGCCTACAATGGAGGACAGGGGAGAACTAACGTTGGGGATAGGTTTCAAAACCGTGGTTCTGGCCGGCCAGCTCCTGTCTGGCTTGAAACTGGTGACGCTGTtg CAAATATGTATTCTGAATTTCGGGAGGAGGCTCGTGATCATGCACGCTTACGTAATGCATATTTTGAGCAGGTGGGTCTTTGA
- the LOC131630918 gene encoding polyadenylate-binding protein-interacting protein 7-like isoform X1, which translates to MMSLSKKGSPTDTKLSSPNKAALNPNAAEFIPFSLRSLPSGSTSSVDATTRLTTAGSLGKAVLDRSESSVSNNSDDEAHNYWRCQLPDDITPDFKVIMEEEEPQGLNNLSLAGLSIHDENESSMFPSTNGSRYILNEQQELSQQHLNGNTFADKLRFSNSTYREEPSSASFLNSLAKPWDRPVGNNNLHSSGQEALAYDDNARHGFINDVLTENAIVDETDFNPLDFLASLFPGFASESLAEVYFANGCDLHLTIEMLTQLEIQVDNNFIQNPSPKTLSSPNLTGMDFPALAPTNGQTTAKYAGDNVQQSGSPYLPTGKDLLMFKSGSSFPSRGATDFASAVRKLASQDSGIWKYDRNGSGDASTGSSRSLNVLASAYNGGQGRTNVGDRFQNRGSGRPAPVWLETGDAVANMYSEFREEARDHARLRNAYFEQARQAYLIGNKALAKELSAKGQLHNMHMKEAHGKAQDSIYRQRNPVGPEMQVNGRGHERMIDLHGLHVSEAIHVLKHELSVLRSTARAAEQRLQVYICVGTGHHTRGSRTPARLPIAVQRYLLEEEGLDFTEPQPGLIRVVIY; encoded by the exons ATGATGAGTTTATCAAAGAAAGGGTCTCCGACAGACACAAAGCTGAGCTCTCCAAACAAGGCTGCTTTGAATCCAAATGCGGCAGAGTTTATTCCTTTTTCACTCAGATCATTGCCATCTGGAAGTACTAGCTCGGTAGATGCGACGACAAGGCTTACAACTGCTGGTTCTCTCGGGAAAGCAGTTTTAGATAGATCAGAATCATCTGTTTCTAATAATTCTGATGATGAAGCCCACAATTACTGGCGTTGCCAACTTCCGGATGATATCACCCCTGATTTCAAAGTCATCATGGAAGAAGAAGAACCTCAAGGTCTTAACAATCTCTCTTTAGCAGGCTTATCTATACACGACGAAAATGAGTCCTCAATGTTTCCTTCTACTAATGGAAGTAGATATATACTAAATGAGCAGCAAGAATTATCTCAACAGCACCTCAATGGAAATACCTTTGCTGATAAGTTACGGTTTTCCAATTCAACATACCGGGAGGAACCATCTTCAGCAAGCTTTTTGAATTCATTGGCAAAGCCTTGGGATAGACCGGTTGGGAATAACAACCTGCATAGCAGCGGTCAAGAGGCACTTGCTTATGATGACAATGCTAGGCATGGATTTATAAATGATGTTTTGACTGAGAATGCTATTGTGGACGAGACCGATTTTAACCCTTTGGACTTTTTAGCTTCTCTATTCCCTGGTTTTGCGTCAGAAAGCCTTGCTGAAGTTTACTTTGCCAATGGATGTGATTTACATTTGACCATTGAGATGCTCACTCAGTTAGAG ATTCAAGTTGATAATAATTTCATCCAGAACCCAAGTCCAAAGACTCTGTCATCTCCCAATCTGACTGGAATGGACTTTCCAGCACTTGCTCCAACAAACGGCCAGACTACTGCAAAATATGCAGGAGATAATGTTCAACAAAGTGGCAGTCCTTACTTACCGACTGGCAAAGACTTGCTCATGTTCAAATCTGGCTCTTCTTTTCCATCTAGAGGTGCTACTGACTTTGCTTCAGCTGTCAGGAAATTGGCTTCTCAGGATTCTGGAATATGGAAGTATGATAGAAATGGTTCTGGTGATGCTTCCACTGGGTCAAGTAGGAGTTTAAATGTTCTTGCTAGTGCCTACAATGGAGGACAGGGGAGAACTAACGTTGGGGATAGGTTTCAAAACCGTGGTTCTGGCCGGCCAGCTCCTGTCTGGCTTGAAACTGGTGACGCTGTtg CAAATATGTATTCTGAATTTCGGGAGGAGGCTCGTGATCATGCACGCTTACGTAATGCATATTTTGAGCAG GCACGACAAGCTTACCTTATTGGCAATAAAGCCCTTGCAAAGGAGCTAAGTGCTAAAGGGCAACTGCATAACATGCATATGAAAGAAGCTCATGGGAAAGCTCAAGACTCTATTTACCGCCAAAG GAATCCAGTTGGTCCAGAGATGCAGGTTAATGGTAGAGGACATGAAAGAATGATAGACTTACACGGACTCCATGTAAGTGAAGCAATTCACGTGCTGAAACACGAACTGAGTGTGCTAAGAAGCACAGCCAGAGCTGCAGAGCAGCGTTTGCAGGTTTATATCTGTGTTGGTACCGGTCATCATACCAGAGGTTCCCGCACTCCTGCAAGACTTCCAATAGCTGTACAGCGTTACCTACTTGAAGAAGAGGGTCTCGATTTCACCGAACCACAGCCAGGCTTGATTCGTGTTGTGATATATTGA